In Chryseobacterium sp., the genomic window TGTAAAGGATAGATGGTGTAGAAGTCCAGATAATTGGCTTGAAGGCTAATATATTAAAAATTTATTAAGGTTAATTTCAATATGAGATTAACCTTTTTTCATTTAAAAGATGAATCATTAAACAGAAAATATTAACAATTAAATTTTAAAACGTATGCAATTAAAACAGTCACAAAGACAACAAGTAAAGCTCAGATTAGGATTATCTGGTGCATCAGGGTTTGGAAAGACTAAATCAGCCTTATTATTAGCTTATGGAATGACACAAGATTGGAATAAAATAGCTGTTATAGATACAGAAAATTCCTCTGCTTCTTTATATTCAGATTTGGGGAATTACAACGTTCTCGATCTACAAGCACCTTACTCCCCTGAAAGGTATATTCAGGCTATTGAATTGTGTGAGAAATCAGGAATTGACTTAATTATCATAGATTCAGTTAGCCATGAATGGAATGGTACAGGTGGATGTCTTGATATTCACGAGAAACTAGGTGGGAGGTTTCAAGATTGGGCCAATGTCACACCGCGCCACCAAGCTTTTATCAATAAGATATTACAGTCAAGTTGCCATATCATTACTACCACCAGGAGAAAAATAGACTATTCTTTAGATGTTGGGAGCAATGGTAAAACCCAAGTAGTAAAGCATGGAACAAAAGAGATTACCAGAGATGGTTTTGAATATGAATTAACCATCAACTTTGAGCTAGTCAATGAAAACCATCTGGCTAAAGCAAGTAAAGACAGAACAGGACTGTTTATGAATAAACCTGAATTTATTATTACCTCTGAAACAGGTAAATTAATATTGAACTGGTGTAATTCTGGAATTGCAGAAACTGCAACTGCTTCAAATAGTATTGATTCCCCTGCCAGTCCTCAAAGCTCTATCAAACCTATTACTTTTGATCCTGGTATAAATTACTTATCTAAAGATGATATTCTAACTAAGATTAAAACCAGTAATACGATTGCAGAGCTTTTAGCTATCTATAAACAATATCCTGAATACCAGGAAGAACTAAGACCTCAATATGAAGCCAGAAAATCATTCTTAATCAAATTATCCAACCCTCAAAACTTTTCAACCAATGGACACCATTAATAAAATCAGACCAGCTACATTAGAAGAAGCATTTGAGCTTAAACCAGCACAGAATCTCAAAGAAATTTCTCTGTATGAAAGCAAGATGAACAATGGCACAGCTCATCATTCAAATCAGGATTATTTTATTCCTGGTGCTGTTTCAACTGAATTAGAACAAGATAAAGTCTGGCAAGAGTTTGATAGTTCTCTTCAAAGAATTGAAGTTCACCAGGAAAATAAACCAATGGAAGAGAAAACATATGAGTACAAACCTTTCATTGAAGCAAATACACAAGAAGTCAATCTCTACCAGCTAAAGAATGATTGTATCATTCCTGTATTCTCCAAGGATAATGAAAAACCATTGCTCATCAGGAATTTATTGACATTACACAGGACTGTATTAGTAAGGTGTTTTCTCATCAATTTTTTATGCAGCCTGAAATAAGAGTTTCACACCAAATTAAAGGCAGAACTCCTGATGCCATTTACAAGAATGCAAAAGATTTATTAGACCATGAAAGAACACAGTATTTTGAGAGGATGGCATTTATTATCAGAATTCCTGGTATAACTGACACTATTAATGGTAATGATCTATCATTAACAGTAGGGGGAGTTAGAGCCTATAATCAAGAGAACTTATATAATAAAAAGACTTTTGAAAAGTTTAAGTTCTTCATTGGCTTCCAAAACAAAGTATGTTGCAACTTGTGTGTTTGGAGTGATGGCTTTGTAGATGACATGAGAGTAAGTTCATACCAAGAGTTGCAGAATAAAATTATGAACATTTTAACAGAATACAATGCACAAAAGCATCTATTGGAAATGAAAGAATTCTCAGATCATTACTTAACTGAGCATCAGTTTGCTCAATTATTAGGTAAAACAAGACTGTATCAGCATATTTCTA contains:
- a CDS encoding AAA family ATPase; translation: MQLKQSQRQQVKLRLGLSGASGFGKTKSALLLAYGMTQDWNKIAVIDTENSSASLYSDLGNYNVLDLQAPYSPERYIQAIELCEKSGIDLIIIDSVSHEWNGTGGCLDIHEKLGGRFQDWANVTPRHQAFINKILQSSCHIITTTRRKIDYSLDVGSNGKTQVVKHGTKEITRDGFEYELTINFELVNENHLAKASKDRTGLFMNKPEFIITSETGKLILNWCNSGIAETATASNSIDSPASPQSSIKPITFDPGINYLSKDDILTKIKTSNTIAELLAIYKQYPEYQEELRPQYEARKSFLIKLSNPQNFSTNGHH